The following are from one region of the Takifugu rubripes chromosome 12, fTakRub1.2, whole genome shotgun sequence genome:
- the stmnd1 gene encoding stathmin domain-containing protein 1: MLADMGCSWSSETSVQALRAADVKGAEDETGFKLDGRGDSAVSKGTADSGVVIEDGHVSALPGVVPGKPNLTSVTDGVLDRNRQDDIQLQSSEILEELENEGIIPVGQRDSVAGEAYSIMLDDGEAVRRRPPARLESLKAARKQSLPSREKCEEKMRLVEERRKLRENEIKTRLRAKSARVRVLAPTIISDADEDATNAPVAWTDERISPDLLDVTSFSQIEREEAEGEERVGGSSPDVRERKEQGEMGRSQGGSEDSDGEEEELTQVVELMNDV; the protein is encoded by the exons ATGCTAGCGGACATGGGGTGCAGCTGGTCCTCCGAGACTTCCGTACAAGCTCTGAGAGCCGCGGACGTGAAGGGGGCCGAG GATGAGACAGGATTTAAACTCGACGGCCGCGGGGATTCGGCCGTCTCAAAGGGCACAGCGGACAGCGGGGTGGTGATAGAGGATGGACACGTCTCGGCGTTACCTGGAGTAGTCCCAGGAAAACCTAATTTAACAAGTGTCACGGACGGCGTGCTCGACAGAAACAGGCAAGATG ACATCCAGCTGCAGTCCAGTgagatcctggaggagctggagaacgaGGGGATCATaccagtgggacagagggacagtgTTGCAGGAGAGGCCTACAGTATCATG TTAGATGACGGAGAGGCGGTCAGACGAAGACCTCCAGCAAGACTGGAGTCCCTGAAGGCCGCCAGAAAACAAAGCCTCCCCAGCAGAGAAAAGTGCGAGGAAAAGATGAGACTTGTGGAGGAGAGACGCAAG TTAAGAGAAAATGAGATAAAGACCCGTCTAAGGGCCAAGTCAGCCCGTGTGCGTGTCCTCGCCCCCACCATCATCTCTGACGCTGATGAGGACGCGACCAACGCGCCTGTGGCATGGACAGACGAGCGCATCTCTCCGGACCTTTTAGACGTAACGTCCTTCAGCCAGATCGAACGCGAAGAGGCCGAGGGCGAGGAGCGCGTGGGAGGGAGTTCACCCGATGTCAGAGAGCGTAAAGAGCAGGGAGAGATGGGAAGGTCTCAGGGAGGGAGTGAGGAtagtgatggagaggaggaagagttgaCCCAGGTGGTGGAGCTGATGAATGATGTCTGA
- the rbm24a gene encoding RNA-binding protein 24 codes for MHTTQKDTTYTKIFVGGLPYHTTDSSLRKYFEVFGEIEEAVVITDRQTGKSRGYGFVTMADRSAADRACKDPNPIIDGRKANVNLAYLGAKPRVMQPGFTFGIPQIHPAFIQRPYGIPAHYVYPQAFVQPSVVIPHVQPAPTAPATASSPYIDYTGAAYAQYSAAAASAAAAAAYEQYPYAASPAATGYVAATGYGYAVQQPLATAAPGSAAAAAAAFGQYQPQQLQTDRMQ; via the exons ATGCACACCACGCAGAAGGACACGACCTACACCAAGATCTTTGTCGGGGGTCTTCCTTACCACACCACAGATTCAAGTCTCAGGAAATATTTTGAGGTGTTTGGTGAGATTGAAGAAGCGGTGGTCATCACCGACAGACAGACCGGCAAGTCGAGGGGTTACGGCTTC GTGACAATGGCAGACCGCTCGGCCGCCGACCGCGCCTGCAAAGACCCAAACCCGATCATTGACGGCCGGAAGGCCAACGTCAACCTGGCCTACCTGGGGGCCAAGCCGCGGGTGATGCAGCCAG GTTTTACCTTCGGCATTCCCCAGATTCACCCTGCTTTCATCCAGAGGCCTTATGG catCCCAGCCCACTATGTGTACCCTCAAGCCTTCGTACAGCCCAGCGTGGTCATCCCTCATGTGCAACCTGCGCCCACTGCACCCGCCACGGCCTCCTCCCCCTACATCGACTACACCGGGGCTGCATACGCTCAGTATTCCGCAGCCGCCGCGAgtgctgcagccgctgctgcttATGAGCAGTACCCCTACGCCGCATCCCCCGCCGCTACCGGCTATGTGGCCGCGACTGGCTACGGCTATGCGGTCCAGCAGCCTTTAGCCACAGCTGCTCCGGGTTCGGCCGCGGCCGCAGCGGCAGCCTTCGGTCAGTACcagccgcagcagctgcagactgaCCGCATGCAATAG